In Desulfuribacillus stibiiarsenatis, a genomic segment contains:
- the accA gene encoding acetyl-CoA carboxylase carboxyl transferase subunit alpha, which produces MKNDMNFEKPLTELREKIDELKKFTISSDIDLSDEIAKLEERAVKLENEIYGNLSPWQKTQIARHSLRPTSLDYIKAIFEDFIELHGDRSFADDPAIVGGIAILNGQPVTVLGHQKGKDTKDNIARNFGMPHPEGYRKALRLMKQAEKFKRPIICLIDTPGAYPGKAAEERGQGEAIAKNLFEMAGLTVPIISIVTGEGGSGGALALGVADRIYMLENAIYSVISPEGAAALLWKDASLAQKAAETMKITAKDLYGFNIIDGIIEEPKGGAHKDTGKTADAMKSIIVSALEELYHLSKDEMLKQRYNKYKNIGCYQ; this is translated from the coding sequence ATTAAGAATGATATGAATTTTGAAAAGCCACTTACAGAATTACGAGAGAAAATAGATGAACTGAAAAAATTCACAATTTCATCCGATATCGACTTATCCGATGAAATTGCTAAACTAGAAGAACGTGCTGTTAAGTTAGAGAATGAAATTTATGGCAATCTATCACCTTGGCAAAAGACACAAATTGCTCGTCATAGCTTAAGACCTACGAGTTTGGACTACATAAAAGCTATATTTGAAGACTTTATAGAGTTGCATGGTGATCGTAGTTTTGCTGACGATCCAGCAATCGTTGGTGGTATTGCAATTTTGAATGGTCAGCCAGTGACTGTTTTAGGTCATCAAAAAGGGAAAGATACTAAGGACAATATTGCTAGAAACTTTGGCATGCCACATCCAGAAGGATATCGTAAGGCATTGCGATTAATGAAACAAGCAGAGAAGTTCAAGCGACCGATCATTTGCTTGATTGATACCCCGGGGGCCTACCCTGGCAAGGCTGCTGAGGAACGTGGACAAGGGGAAGCGATTGCTAAGAACCTATTTGAAATGGCGGGATTAACCGTACCTATAATCTCTATTGTCACTGGTGAGGGTGGTAGTGGTGGTGCGTTAGCATTAGGCGTAGCGGACCGGATTTATATGCTAGAGAATGCCATTTATTCCGTAATATCTCCTGAAGGTGCGGCAGCTCTATTATGGAAGGATGCATCTTTAGCTCAAAAAGCTGCTGAGACAATGAAAATTACTGCCAAAGATTTGTATGGATTTAATATTATCGACGGCATTATTGAAGAACCAAAGGGTGGAGCACACAAGGATACAGGGAAAACAGCAGATGCGATGAAGTCTATCATTGTATCGGCATTAGAAGAGTTATATCACTTGAGCAAGGATGAAATGCTAAAGCAACGATATAATAAATATAAGAATATTGGATGTTATCAATAG
- the accD gene encoding acetyl-CoA carboxylase, carboxyltransferase subunit beta, translating to MLKDLFQKKKKYASVTAKQVQKDVPQGIIVKCPSCSAILYAKELEKNYKTCNKCNYHFAITSRERISYTLDNENFFEYDEDLQSCNPLEFPEYEDKLASDIEKTGLKEAVVTGEGTIDGMPLVFGIMDSRFRMASMGSVVGEKITRAIEKAIIKNYPFVLFSASGGARMQEGIYSLMQMAKTSAALKELDRQGGLFISVMTNPTTGGVTASFASLGDLNIAEPGALIGFAGRRIIEQTIRQKLPDDFQTAEFLLKHGQLDQVVHRKDMRSFLSKIIKMHALGGGHH from the coding sequence GTGCTTAAAGATTTATTTCAGAAAAAGAAAAAGTACGCATCAGTTACAGCGAAACAAGTTCAAAAGGATGTACCACAGGGTATTATCGTGAAATGTCCGTCCTGTAGTGCAATACTATATGCGAAAGAATTAGAGAAGAATTATAAAACTTGTAATAAATGCAATTATCATTTTGCAATTACTTCAAGAGAACGTATTAGCTATACTTTAGATAACGAAAACTTTTTCGAATATGATGAGGATTTACAATCTTGCAATCCACTGGAATTCCCTGAATATGAGGATAAGCTTGCTTCAGACATTGAAAAAACTGGTCTAAAAGAGGCAGTAGTCACAGGTGAAGGAACAATCGACGGGATGCCGCTCGTGTTCGGGATTATGGACTCTCGTTTTCGGATGGCTAGTATGGGTTCTGTTGTAGGAGAGAAAATTACTAGAGCGATAGAGAAGGCAATCATTAAAAACTATCCGTTTGTATTATTCTCAGCTTCTGGTGGAGCAAGAATGCAAGAGGGGATTTATAGCTTAATGCAAATGGCAAAGACCTCTGCAGCTCTAAAGGAGCTTGATCGTCAGGGCGGGTTGTTCATATCAGTTATGACCAATCCCACAACAGGTGGAGTAACTGCTAGCTTTGCATCTTTAGGGGATTTGAATATTGCCGAGCCAGGGGCTTTAATTGGGTTTGCTGGAAGAAGAATTATTGAGCAAACGATTCGCCAAAAGCTACCTGACGATTTTCAGACAGCAGAATTTCTATTAAAACATGGTCAGTTAGACCAAGTGGTTCACCGTAAAGATATGCGTTCGTTTTTGAGTAAGATAATAAAAATGCATGCGCTCGGAGGTGGGCACCATTAA
- a CDS encoding glutamate decarboxylase gives MWTVIYISPTEKIAEKIRTQLTEEGFLIKVKQVSGSKRQFEILVPESELDEVQDALHRVLHSSHL, from the coding sequence ATGTGGACCGTTATTTACATCTCTCCTACTGAGAAAATAGCGGAGAAGATTCGCACTCAATTAACAGAAGAAGGTTTTTTAATAAAGGTAAAACAAGTGAGTGGATCCAAACGTCAGTTTGAAATATTAGTGCCAGAAAGTGAATTAGACGAAGTTCAGGATGCATTACATAGAGTATTGCATTCTTCCCATTTGTGA
- a CDS encoding FadR/GntR family transcriptional regulator, with the protein MLEPVKKRRLYEEIMFQIRGLIMDGRFLPGDKLPSERDLATTLGVARSSVREAIRALELLGFLESRQGEGTFIKSHSGTEMIESLALLILKEKDTLDNLFEVREILECETARLAAERASEEDLERLEMILSRADKTVKEGTIPLTEDTEFHYALAEASGNEILVRVMHTIGDFIRKGKEGSLTLPGRPQKSVKDHYEILYAVKDQDGERAREAMRNHLKKVKTDLFGE; encoded by the coding sequence ATGCTTGAACCTGTGAAAAAACGACGTCTATATGAAGAAATCATGTTTCAAATTCGCGGATTGATAATGGATGGGAGATTTTTACCTGGCGATAAATTGCCTTCCGAAAGAGACCTTGCAACAACACTTGGAGTTGCTAGATCCTCTGTAAGAGAAGCGATCAGAGCCTTAGAATTGTTAGGCTTTCTAGAAAGCCGACAAGGAGAAGGAACTTTTATAAAAAGCCATTCCGGGACAGAAATGATTGAATCATTAGCACTACTCATCCTCAAAGAAAAGGATACATTAGATAATTTATTTGAGGTCCGTGAAATATTAGAGTGTGAGACGGCACGTTTAGCAGCGGAACGAGCAAGTGAAGAGGATCTAGAACGACTAGAGATGATTTTAAGTCGTGCAGATAAAACTGTAAAAGAAGGAACAATTCCTTTAACAGAAGATACGGAGTTCCATTATGCATTAGCAGAAGCATCTGGGAACGAAATTCTAGTACGTGTTATGCATACCATCGGAGATTTTATTCGCAAAGGGAAAGAAGGCAGTTTAACTTTGCCAGGCAGACCACAAAAATCTGTTAAAGACCACTATGAAATTCTTTATGCAGTAAAAGATCAAGATGGCGAACGAGCGAGAGAAGCGATGCGTAATCACCTGAAAAAGGTTAAAACGGACCTATTTGGTGAATAA
- a CDS encoding NAD(P)-dependent malic enzyme gives MLNLKERALEMHRQSQGKLSVCSKVQLKDADDLSLAYSPGVAEPCKEIHADVNTVYDYTSKGNMVAVVSDGTAVLGLGNIGPEAALPVMEGKAVLFKNFAGVDAMPICIKHDDSPEKLIEVIRFLEPTFGGINLEDIAAPQCFIIEEMLQDTMNIPVFHDDQHGTAIVTLAGLFNALKLVNKKIEDVLVVANGAGAAGIAIIKLLMHLGVKDVIMCDTKGAIYEGRPTGMNPMKDTIAKTTNRSMKTGSLADCLVGADVFIGVSAAGAVTQDMVRSMNEDAIIFAMANPVPEIMPEDAIAAGAKIVGTGRSDFPNQVNNVLAFPGIFRGALDVRAKCINIDMKVAAAKAIAELIEPHELRADYVIPSPFDPRVAPNVAKAVATAAMATGVARITVDPKIIEEKTKLLATIGK, from the coding sequence ATGTTAAATCTTAAAGAGAGAGCTTTAGAGATGCACAGACAGAGTCAGGGAAAATTATCAGTTTGTTCGAAAGTGCAATTAAAGGACGCGGACGATTTATCACTTGCTTATTCTCCCGGGGTAGCTGAGCCTTGCAAGGAAATACATGCAGATGTCAACACGGTATATGATTATACGTCTAAAGGTAATATGGTTGCTGTTGTTTCTGATGGTACAGCTGTACTCGGTCTTGGTAATATTGGACCAGAGGCTGCGCTACCAGTTATGGAGGGCAAGGCAGTACTTTTTAAGAACTTTGCTGGTGTAGATGCTATGCCAATTTGTATTAAACATGATGATAGTCCAGAAAAATTAATTGAAGTCATAAGGTTTTTAGAGCCAACTTTTGGTGGTATTAATTTAGAAGACATTGCTGCTCCACAATGCTTTATCATTGAAGAAATGCTTCAGGATACAATGAATATTCCTGTTTTTCATGATGACCAACATGGTACGGCAATTGTTACACTCGCAGGCTTGTTTAATGCATTAAAACTAGTCAATAAGAAAATAGAAGATGTTCTAGTGGTAGCGAATGGTGCGGGAGCAGCAGGTATTGCAATTATTAAACTGTTGATGCACTTAGGTGTGAAAGATGTAATCATGTGTGATACGAAAGGCGCTATTTATGAGGGACGTCCTACTGGCATGAATCCGATGAAGGATACCATTGCTAAAACTACGAATCGAAGTATGAAAACAGGCTCTTTAGCTGACTGCTTAGTTGGAGCAGATGTGTTCATTGGTGTTAGCGCTGCTGGTGCTGTCACACAGGATATGGTCCGATCCATGAATGAAGATGCCATTATTTTTGCCATGGCGAACCCAGTACCAGAAATTATGCCAGAAGATGCGATAGCGGCAGGTGCTAAGATTGTCGGCACAGGAAGATCAGATTTTCCGAATCAAGTGAATAATGTATTAGCTTTCCCAGGAATTTTCCGTGGAGCTCTTGACGTTCGAGCAAAATGCATTAATATAGATATGAAGGTAGCAGCAGCAAAAGCGATTGCTGAATTAATTGAACCTCATGAGTTAAGAGCAGACTATGTAATTCCTAGCCCTTTCGACCCACGGGTCGCACCAAATGTAGCGAAGGCTGTTGCAACAGCTGCCATGGCAACTGGTGTTGCAAGGATTACTGTAGATCCTAAAATCATTGAGGAGAAAACAAAACTTCTTGCTACGATTGGAAAGTAG
- a CDS encoding phosphatidylglycerophosphatase A family protein, with amino-acid sequence MQQQRIVDLLNQRGVTIGDIASIVHRLQSPYIPHISMEECEESVLRVLNKREVQFTLYTGIALDQLAEQKLLPEPLQGIIETDEPLYGVDEILAFGITNVYGSIGLTSFGYLDKEKIGIIKKLDTDEESIHTFLDDLVAGIAAAASARIAHRSIGSYLDQDIDSDEEDEENSQSLT; translated from the coding sequence ATACAACAGCAGCGAATTGTAGATTTACTGAATCAAAGAGGTGTGACAATTGGAGATATTGCTTCGATTGTCCATCGGCTTCAGTCTCCATATATCCCACATATTTCAATGGAAGAGTGTGAGGAAAGTGTATTACGCGTTCTCAATAAACGCGAAGTGCAATTTACTTTGTATACTGGTATAGCTCTTGACCAGCTAGCAGAACAAAAGCTTTTGCCTGAACCTTTACAAGGAATCATTGAAACAGATGAACCGCTATACGGTGTTGACGAAATCCTTGCATTCGGAATTACGAATGTATATGGATCGATAGGGCTTACGAGTTTCGGCTATTTAGATAAAGAAAAAATCGGCATTATTAAAAAATTAGATACGGACGAAGAATCGATTCATACGTTTCTTGATGATTTAGTAGCAGGCATTGCTGCTGCAGCATCGGCAAGAATCGCCCATCGATCAATCGGAAGCTATCTTGATCAAGATATAGACTCCGATGAAGAAGATGAAGAAAACTCTCAAAGTCTTACATAA
- a CDS encoding DNA polymerase III subunit alpha, producing MSFVHLHTHTEYSLLDGASRIRELVARAKDLGMPALAITDHGVMYGAIPFYKACKEKGIQPIIGCELYVANGSMHDKHRQKGDNSYHLVLLVKNQIGYENLLYLVSKASLDGFYYRPRIDRDLLKERAEGLIGLSACLAGEIPRHFLRGDEQKAKEIALDYVDIFGKENFYLEIQDHDIPEQKIVNQSLVALSKELGIGLVATNDIHYVKKDDAIYHDKLLCIQTGKTLLDEGRMKFPSDEFYMKTYEEMHRLFSYAPEALENTMKIAQQCDFSIDFDQRHLPYFEVPENYSHASYLREKCYEGLRQRYGDNATDSKIVERLEYELQVIHNMDFDSYFLIVWDFMKYAHENGILTGPGRGSAAGSIVAYVLRITNIDPIEYKLLFERFLNPNRISMPDIDIDFDYERRGEVIDYVVRRYGEANVAQIITFGTMAAKAAVRDAGRVMNLPYGDVDRIAKMIPNTLGITIDKALEVSPNLRELYHQDTTVKQLIDAASAIEGLPRHASTHAAGVVIAKEELTKYVPLQRGNDQSVVTQYPMDILESIGLLKMDFLGLRTLTIINDAIKNIKQRLNIAIDLDAIPYDDHSTYQLLGRGDTSGVFQLESVGMRNVLKDLKPTNFEDIVAVLALYRPGPMENIPVYIKSKHGKIPVRYPHPKLEHILKDTHGIIVYQEQIMQIASEMAGFSLGQADLLRRAVSKKKREILDEQRELFVSGCRTMGFADTVANDVYDTIVAFANYGFNRSHAAAYAVIAYQTAYLKANYPLEFMAAVLTGAMNSSDKVSQYIDDTKKSGIAILPPDINESYANFTVSGDAIRFGLAAIKGIGVGVLQEIIEERKAGDFMSLFDFCERMSSQVCKKNVLENLIKSGAFFKFGSRAMHLAGLDLAIDYGARRQRELSDQQISLFGILEEEGHTEPEPQLPVVPEFSKDELLEMERELLGLYISGHPLEKYREMLQDLTITRISELQEVEDHSQHMIVGMIHSKQQIMTKRGQLMGFLVLEDLTATVEVVVFSELYKDCAHMLEKDTPLLIKGKVQQQEEQVKLIAERISRLDDMDLEKLNEKPKKLYLKFDYEEQDEIFDKVLQTLQLYHGSIPVILYHPKKKSYRPLQSNFFVKEDTSLLEELREILTEGNIVLK from the coding sequence ATGAGTTTTGTTCACTTGCATACACATACGGAATATAGCCTTCTGGATGGAGCGAGTAGAATCCGGGAATTGGTTGCCCGTGCAAAGGACTTAGGGATGCCAGCTTTGGCCATTACGGACCATGGTGTAATGTATGGCGCTATCCCATTTTATAAAGCATGCAAAGAAAAAGGCATTCAACCAATCATCGGTTGTGAACTATATGTAGCCAACGGATCGATGCATGATAAGCATCGACAAAAAGGAGATAACTCCTACCATTTAGTACTGTTAGTTAAGAATCAGATAGGATATGAAAATTTACTATATCTTGTAAGTAAGGCGTCGCTAGATGGGTTCTATTATCGTCCAAGAATCGATCGTGATTTGCTTAAGGAACGGGCGGAAGGGTTAATTGGGCTTAGTGCATGCTTAGCTGGTGAAATTCCTAGACATTTTCTCCGCGGAGACGAACAAAAGGCAAAGGAAATTGCACTCGATTACGTGGACATATTCGGAAAAGAGAATTTCTACTTAGAAATTCAAGACCACGATATCCCTGAACAAAAAATCGTAAATCAATCGTTAGTGGCTTTAAGTAAAGAATTAGGGATAGGACTAGTAGCAACCAATGATATACATTATGTAAAAAAAGATGATGCGATATACCATGATAAGCTGCTCTGTATCCAAACGGGCAAAACCTTATTGGATGAAGGCAGAATGAAATTTCCAAGTGATGAGTTCTATATGAAAACCTATGAAGAAATGCATAGGTTATTTTCTTATGCGCCGGAAGCGCTAGAGAATACGATGAAAATTGCGCAACAGTGTGATTTTTCTATTGATTTCGATCAGCGCCATCTACCTTATTTTGAAGTGCCAGAAAACTATTCGCATGCGAGCTATTTGCGAGAAAAATGTTATGAAGGTCTACGCCAAAGATATGGAGATAATGCTACTGATTCAAAGATTGTGGAACGACTCGAATATGAGCTACAGGTCATTCATAACATGGATTTTGATAGCTATTTCCTGATTGTATGGGATTTTATGAAATATGCCCATGAAAACGGTATTTTAACAGGCCCAGGACGTGGTTCTGCTGCGGGAAGTATAGTAGCCTATGTATTACGTATTACGAATATCGATCCAATAGAATATAAACTGCTATTTGAGAGATTCCTCAATCCAAACCGCATTTCGATGCCGGATATTGATATTGACTTTGACTATGAGCGACGGGGAGAAGTTATTGATTATGTGGTTAGAAGGTATGGTGAGGCAAATGTAGCACAAATCATTACCTTTGGAACAATGGCCGCCAAAGCAGCTGTACGAGATGCTGGTAGGGTGATGAATCTGCCATATGGAGATGTTGATAGAATTGCGAAGATGATACCTAATACATTAGGAATTACTATTGATAAGGCATTAGAAGTGAGTCCTAATCTGCGCGAGTTGTATCATCAAGATACTACAGTGAAGCAATTGATTGATGCTGCATCAGCGATTGAGGGCTTACCGCGCCACGCGTCTACCCACGCGGCCGGGGTAGTAATTGCGAAGGAAGAGCTTACGAAGTATGTGCCGCTCCAGAGAGGAAATGACCAGTCAGTAGTCACTCAATATCCTATGGATATATTAGAGAGTATAGGGCTGCTGAAAATGGATTTCCTAGGGTTACGTACGCTTACAATTATCAACGATGCGATTAAGAATATTAAGCAAAGGCTCAATATTGCGATTGACTTAGATGCAATTCCATACGATGACCATTCTACTTATCAATTATTAGGTCGAGGCGACACGTCAGGGGTATTTCAGTTAGAATCCGTCGGCATGCGCAATGTTCTAAAGGACTTAAAACCAACGAATTTTGAAGATATTGTCGCTGTTCTTGCCCTTTACCGTCCAGGACCGATGGAAAACATACCTGTCTATATCAAATCGAAACATGGTAAAATTCCTGTTCGCTACCCACATCCAAAACTAGAACATATATTGAAAGATACCCATGGGATCATTGTGTATCAAGAGCAAATCATGCAGATTGCTTCAGAAATGGCAGGTTTTAGTCTTGGACAAGCAGATTTATTACGACGAGCAGTGTCTAAGAAAAAGCGTGAGATTCTTGATGAGCAGAGGGAGCTGTTTGTCAGTGGCTGTCGCACCATGGGTTTTGCAGATACAGTCGCTAATGATGTGTATGACACGATTGTTGCGTTTGCGAATTATGGCTTCAATCGTTCTCATGCTGCTGCCTATGCTGTAATTGCCTACCAGACGGCATACTTAAAGGCTAACTATCCATTGGAATTCATGGCTGCTGTCCTTACAGGTGCGATGAACAGTTCCGACAAGGTTTCCCAATATATCGACGATACGAAAAAGTCAGGGATTGCGATTTTACCACCTGATATCAACGAATCCTATGCAAATTTCACTGTTTCTGGGGATGCTATACGCTTTGGACTCGCTGCCATCAAAGGCATCGGCGTGGGTGTGCTACAAGAAATCATTGAAGAGCGTAAAGCAGGGGATTTCATGTCTTTGTTTGATTTTTGTGAGCGTATGAGCAGTCAGGTATGTAAGAAAAACGTGCTGGAGAACTTAATTAAAAGCGGTGCATTTTTTAAATTCGGAAGTAGAGCAATGCATCTAGCAGGGCTAGACCTAGCGATTGATTATGGCGCAAGAAGGCAAAGGGAACTGAGTGATCAACAAATCAGTCTATTCGGTATTCTGGAAGAAGAGGGACACACGGAACCTGAACCGCAACTACCTGTAGTACCTGAGTTTAGTAAGGACGAATTGTTAGAAATGGAACGTGAATTACTAGGACTGTATATTTCTGGGCATCCTTTAGAGAAGTATCGTGAAATGTTACAGGATTTAACGATTACACGAATCAGCGAACTGCAAGAAGTCGAGGATCACAGCCAACATATGATTGTGGGGATGATTCATAGTAAACAACAAATTATGACAAAACGTGGCCAATTGATGGGTTTTCTAGTATTAGAAGATTTAACGGCTACTGTAGAGGTCGTAGTTTTTTCAGAATTATACAAGGACTGCGCACATATGCTAGAAAAGGATACTCCTTTACTCATTAAAGGAAAGGTTCAGCAACAAGAAGAGCAAGTGAAACTCATCGCAGAACGAATTTCACGTTTAGATGATATGGATTTAGAGAAACTGAATGAAAAGCCGAAGAAGCTGTACTTGAAATTTGACTATGAAGAGCAGGATGAAATTTTTGATAAGGTGCTCCAAACTTTACAATTATATCATGGCAGTATACCTGTGATTCTGTATCATCCGAAAAAGAAATCCTATCGTCCGCTACAATCGAATTTCTTTGTAAAAGAGGATACTTCACTGTTAGAAGAGTTGCGTGAGATTTTGACAGAAGGAAATATTGTGTTGAAATAA
- the rodA gene encoding rod shape-determining protein RodA yields MSYKWLLEKNWKNLDMFLLLLLFAFALFSVTIINSATGSDAEEGLSFYAKRQLLWIVIATILMAVVAITDHRVFEQYALPLYIIGVLLLLYVEVQGFATKGSQRWIDLGFFRMQPSEFVKICVILMLAKELSKFEGEIYRFRDLIRSFVIVGVPFLLLIMEPDLGTSLVLIGIMICMFLIAGVNWRVFLILFIIAALFIGMLVFFYYVNEELFFKFIKPYQLSRITSFMNPEGDPLQSGFQVTQSLIAVGSGQLTGKGLSSGSQTQGGWIPEHHTDFIFAVVGEELGFFGVSLLICLFFFLIYRILLTSGNSKDLFGSYVAGGIIGLIVFQVYQNIGMTVGLMPITGLALPFISYGGSSLLATYICMGLVFSIGIGKKPSLFS; encoded by the coding sequence ATGTCTTATAAATGGCTTTTAGAGAAAAATTGGAAAAATCTCGATATGTTTTTACTACTACTATTATTTGCCTTTGCACTTTTTAGTGTTACGATTATTAATAGTGCAACAGGTAGTGACGCGGAAGAAGGGTTATCCTTCTACGCAAAAAGACAGTTACTATGGATTGTAATCGCCACCATTTTAATGGCTGTCGTTGCAATCACTGACCATCGAGTATTTGAGCAGTATGCACTGCCATTATATATTATAGGAGTTTTGTTGCTACTTTACGTAGAAGTGCAAGGATTTGCAACGAAGGGATCTCAGCGCTGGATTGATCTAGGTTTCTTTCGAATGCAACCTTCAGAGTTCGTGAAAATTTGTGTAATCTTGATGCTAGCCAAAGAATTATCAAAGTTTGAAGGGGAAATTTATCGATTTAGAGACTTAATCCGATCGTTTGTAATTGTTGGGGTACCGTTTCTATTGCTAATTATGGAGCCGGATTTGGGAACATCTCTGGTCTTGATTGGAATTATGATTTGTATGTTTCTTATAGCAGGTGTGAATTGGAGAGTATTTTTGATTCTCTTTATCATCGCTGCCCTGTTTATTGGCATGTTAGTGTTTTTCTATTATGTGAATGAAGAATTATTTTTTAAGTTCATTAAACCATATCAGTTATCTAGAATTACATCTTTTATGAATCCCGAAGGTGATCCGTTACAAAGTGGATTTCAAGTGACCCAATCTTTGATTGCTGTAGGCTCAGGGCAGTTAACGGGGAAGGGTTTAAGTAGCGGTAGCCAAACCCAAGGTGGATGGATACCAGAACATCACACGGATTTTATTTTTGCTGTTGTAGGAGAAGAACTTGGTTTTTTTGGGGTTAGTTTATTAATCTGTTTATTCTTCTTTCTAATTTATCGGATTTTATTAACATCGGGGAATTCAAAAGACTTATTCGGGAGCTATGTAGCAGGTGGGATTATTGGACTTATCGTTTTTCAAGTATACCAAAACATCGGCATGACAGTTGGGCTTATGCCGATTACTGGACTAGCATTACCATTTATAAGCTATGGAGGGAGCTCGCTTCTCGCCACATATATATGTATGGGGCTTGTATTCAGTATCGGCATTGGAAAAAAACCTTCACTTTTCTCGTAA
- a CDS encoding FadR/GntR family transcriptional regulator: MNFKPVKVKKIYAEIVEQIKDQIKAGKLSSGDKLPTLKEFAENLQVGQSAVREALTVLEAMGLVEIRQGGGAYIRRSQTDETIEPLSMMLLLERDLSLEVLHVRKFLEVGAAGLAATQRTAEELLTMEKALRKMEKDIQSGNLGEKADWEFHYAVAEASHNSLLIRLMHTVADNMRVSMKTNRRLLFEQNGMPKKLYEEHKKIYEAIKNQNSMLAEQNMYDHLYRVELYMGHIDLVEKK; the protein is encoded by the coding sequence ATGAATTTTAAACCAGTAAAAGTGAAGAAGATTTATGCTGAAATTGTAGAGCAGATTAAGGACCAGATAAAAGCGGGAAAACTGTCGTCGGGTGATAAATTACCGACTTTAAAGGAATTCGCTGAAAATCTTCAAGTCGGTCAGTCCGCAGTGCGTGAAGCTCTTACGGTATTAGAGGCAATGGGATTAGTTGAAATTCGTCAAGGTGGAGGGGCGTATATTCGCCGCTCACAGACAGATGAGACAATCGAACCTTTGAGTATGATGCTGTTATTAGAGAGGGATTTGTCCCTTGAAGTATTGCATGTGCGGAAATTCCTAGAGGTTGGCGCTGCAGGTCTTGCGGCCACACAAAGAACTGCTGAAGAACTGCTGACGATGGAAAAAGCGTTGCGAAAAATGGAAAAAGACATTCAATCAGGAAATCTGGGCGAAAAAGCCGATTGGGAATTTCATTATGCGGTTGCTGAGGCGTCTCATAACTCATTATTAATTCGTCTTATGCATACAGTGGCTGATAATATGAGAGTATCAATGAAAACGAACCGTAGATTATTGTTCGAACAAAACGGCATGCCGAAAAAGCTTTATGAAGAACATAAAAAAATCTATGAAGCAATTAAAAATCAGAATAGTATGTTAGCAGAACAAAATATGTATGATCATTTGTATAGAGTGGAGTTATATATGGGACATATAGATTTGGTAGAGAAAAAGTAG